CGACATCACTTTTTAATTGCACAAAATACTCATCCCAGAGCGGCATTTCCCACACGCGTTCTCCCGAACATTCCCCAGCCTGCTTAAATCGGTCTTTGAGCTTCTCATCGTTCCCCAGCATGCCAATGGCAAATTGTCCGAGTGCGACGATGCAGGCACCAGTGAGTGTGGCAATGTCAATGACGCAGGCAGGTTTGAAGCGGCTGGCATAGGCCAAGCCGTCGGCGAGAATCAATCGGCCTTCGGCGTCAGTGTTTAGCACCTCGACAGTTTTTCCTGACAGCATTGTGAGAATATCACCGGGTTTTGTGGCTTTGCCTCCCGGCATATTTTCAGCAACGGGGAGGAGTCCGACAATATTCAGCGGTAATCGTAAGTGGGCAGCAGCGCGAACGGTCGCTAAGACTTCTGCGCCCCCGGTCATGTCGGCTTTCATGTGGTCCATGTTTTCCGCGGATTTCAGCGAAATACCTCCAGAATCAAAGGTGACCGTTTTCCCAACAAACACGATAGGTTTGTCACCCTTTTTCCCGCCTTGGTACTCCAAGATAATGAATTGCGGAGGATGTTGACTGGCTTGTCCCACTCCCAATACCCCTCCCATCCCAAGTTGCTTCATTTTGGCCGGATTGAGGACGGTTAACCGAACCTTCTTTTCCTTAGAAATTTTCTTCGCTTCTTCCACGACGCGAGAGGGCGTCATGACATTGGCAGGGTGGTTGCACAGATCTCGCGCAAAACAGGTCGCCTCACCTGTGGCCGTGCCTCGTTGAATACCGAGTTTGACGTTGGCGAGTAAGGACGGCTTATCGACTAATATCGTCAGGCTATTCAAGGGTTTATTTTTGTTGGAAGAGTCTGTTCGGTACGTTGAAAAACGGTAATCCCCTAAAATCACACCATCAACCATGGCTTGAGTGAGGTCATCAGGCGATAGGCCGGGTCGGTCGAGCCCAAGAATCGTGGTCGAGAATGACCGTACTTCGGCCTGAGAGACACGTTTGGCCACGGTGCCCATGGCTTGCCGCACACGATCTAATGTCAGTTCTTCACGTTTTCCGAGACCCACGAGGAGCAGGCGTTTGGCAGGTATCGCGCCGCGTGTATGGACCAAGACGCATTGGTTGAGTTTCCCTTGGAACTCTCCGCTTTTCCGCAATTCAGCTAATTGGCCGCCTAGATTCCGGTCTAAAGGGTGGAGGGCTTTATTCAGGGCACTCTCTCCTTCATATCCTGAAATAACCAGCACTTCAGTTGGAGTCCCTGTCAGTGTTCCTTGCTTTACAGTAGTGTTCATGCCGTCCTCTTGCGTACAGTAAAAAGTGAAAAGTGAGTTGTGGAATTTCCCCGCTCTGCGATTACACGCCGCGCATGTCCGGGGCCCAAATGAATTTATGAAGTTGAACTTGAAAGCGAACAGGCAGTTGATCTTCAAGAATCCATTCAGCGATTGGCTGAAGATCGAGTTCACCAAACACGGGGCTGAATAAAACCGGGCATCGATCAATCAACTCATAGCGCGCTAATATGTCTTTGGCCCATTCATAATCCTGACGGTCTTTAATGACAAATTTCGCTTCGTCGTTTTTTGATAAACGGTCAAGATTGGTCCAGTCCATATGATCAACCATCCCGCTGCCGGGACATTTGACATCGAGAATGACATGGGTACGCGGATCGACCGGTGTGGTGTCAATGGCTCCACTGGTCTCGAGCAAGACGTCAAATCCTTGATCGCACAACATGGAAATGAGCTCTGTGGTCGCGGCTTGGCTCAAAGGTTCCCCGCCTGTCACTTCGACTAACCGGCAGTTGTACGCGCGTACCTGTTTGAGAATCGCTTCGAACGAGAGGCGCTCCCCGCCATGAAATGCATAGTCGGTGTCGCACCAGGTGCATCGCAAGGGGCAGCCGGTGAGGCGGACAAACACGCACGGTCGTCCGGCAAAGGACGACTCACCCTGAATGCTGTAGAAAATTTCGGTGACTTGAAGGTGACGGTTCGTCAAATCCATGAGCACTTTGGGTCAGAAGTTTATGGGTGTAAGAGTGAATGGCAGGATCATACACACGACATGCCAATGACATCACACGTACAATGTTAACACAGATTTCCAGATTCGTATCTCGTTGCTCGTGCCTGCGCGCTGTAGCGCTTTCAGCCTTCGTAGCCATTTCGGCGAAGTAGGCCCGGCGCGCAAGCGTGAATCGTATCTATAGCCGTTTCAACTAACTTCCCGAAGCTTGGAATGTATGATTTCGCTCTGCCTGCCTAAATTGCTCAAATGGGAAACAATTGGATTCGCTATAGTCAAGAAAAGACAAACAACTCTTCTCACAAAATGCGAGATACGAAAGACGAGTGACGATTCACGCACTAGACCCACTCGGTCACCGGCCAGCCTTGTTCTTTGGCTCGGCGCGTCATGCCGCGAATGGGATTCACGACAATGGGATTTCCCACCACTTTTAAGGCTTGATAATCCCCTGGACTATCTCCGTACGCATAGCTTCGCGTCAGATCCAAGTGATACAGGGCGGCGAGATCTTCAATGATTCGCCGTTTGCCTTCACCATACGGGAGTGGAGCGTAGACTCGACCGGTGTATCCGCCTTCCGTGGTTTGCAGTCGTGCAGCTTGGACGATAGAGACACCCAAGACTTCTGCGAGCGGTTTGACAAGAAAATCCGGCGATCCGCTGATTAACGCGACATGGTGCCCAGCCTGTTGATGGCGAGAGAGAATGCCCTCTCCGCGAATCGAGAGTTTCGCGCACACTTCGTTGCGGACAAATTCATCAGCCAGCGGCTCGATAAACCCTGGTTGCTGACCAACTAAGTAGAGTTTATGACGACGGAGCGGACTCAGCGAGACCGGAGGAATGCGCTGCGTCAAAAACCAAATACTCTCTCGCATCTGCTGAAACCCAATCACGCCTAATTTCCATAAATGCCGAAAAAACAGCACTTCGATTGACAGACCGGGGATTAAGGTGTTGTCAACATCGAAAAAAGCGCCAATCCAATTTTCCTGGTATTCAGGTGATGGGAGTTGCGATGACGAATTTGGCATGGGAAATTTATGAAAACGTTCAGGATGAATAGATGAACCTAACTATAAGAATCTTTAAATTTTACTTGCGCCCCGGTTCGTTGACAAGGGGAAAAAAGGGATTCATAATGGGGCCCAGTGCCGAAGTGGTGGAATGGCAGACACGCACGTTTAAGGGGCGTGTGGCGCAAGCCGTGCGGGTTCAAGTCCCGCCTTCGGCACCAAAACTTCTTTGATCACCAATGCCCTCCGGTTTCAAAAACACCCGAAGCAACAGAGGAATTTGAAGGTACGGCTCTTTGC
The Nitrospinaceae bacterium DNA segment above includes these coding regions:
- the queE_2 gene encoding 7-carboxy-7-deazaguanine synthase produces the protein MFVRLTGCPLRCTWCDTDYAFHGGERLSFEAILKQVRAYNCRLVEVTGGEPLSQAATTELISMLCDQGFDVLLETSGAIDTTPVDPRTHVILDVKCPGSGMVDHMDWTNLDRLSKNDEAKFVIKDRQDYEWAKDILARYELIDRCPVLFSPVFGELDLQPIAEWILEDQLPVRFQVQLHKFIWAPDMRGV